A genomic stretch from Paraburkholderia dioscoreae includes:
- a CDS encoding HlyD family secretion protein — translation MSTTPSTIAPPSAAQTAKPARRIPWMLLAVITVLVVLALAASYWFFVGRFVETTDDAYVGGDVTVMAPKVNGFVTDVLVQDNQFVHANQVLIRLDARDYDARLAQATAEVQSAQAAVIELQAKKSLQLATINEQAAEVRASGAELTRSAADQTRYRELVKDEAVSNQVVERADADLTKAHAAVDRSNAALVAAQRQIAVLDAQIGDAEARIATAQAAQRVAALNVEYTTIRSPIDGYVGNRTARVGLLANTGVSLLTVVPASGLWIDANFKEDQLKKMRVGDSVDVDLDASSKRIHGIVESLAPATGATFSVLPAENATGNFTKIVQRVPVRVRLDVPKDMQGVLRPGLSATVKVHVDAPQGDALRSAENTSARG, via the coding sequence ATGTCCACTACTCCATCGACTATCGCCCCGCCGAGCGCGGCGCAGACCGCCAAACCGGCACGGCGTATTCCGTGGATGCTGCTCGCGGTCATCACGGTCCTCGTCGTGCTGGCGCTGGCGGCGTCGTACTGGTTCTTCGTCGGCCGCTTCGTCGAAACGACCGACGATGCCTACGTGGGCGGCGATGTCACTGTGATGGCGCCGAAGGTGAACGGCTTTGTCACGGACGTGCTGGTGCAGGACAACCAGTTCGTCCACGCAAACCAGGTGCTGATCCGGCTGGATGCGCGCGACTACGACGCGCGGCTCGCGCAGGCCACGGCGGAAGTGCAGAGCGCGCAAGCGGCGGTGATTGAATTGCAGGCGAAGAAATCCCTGCAACTCGCCACGATCAACGAGCAGGCCGCGGAGGTCCGCGCATCGGGCGCCGAATTGACGCGCAGCGCCGCGGACCAGACGCGCTACCGCGAACTCGTGAAGGACGAAGCGGTATCGAACCAGGTGGTCGAACGCGCGGACGCCGATCTGACGAAAGCGCACGCCGCGGTCGATCGCAGCAATGCGGCGCTGGTGGCCGCGCAGCGCCAGATCGCCGTGCTCGACGCGCAGATCGGCGACGCCGAGGCGCGCATCGCCACCGCGCAAGCCGCCCAACGCGTTGCGGCACTGAACGTGGAGTACACGACGATCCGCTCGCCGATCGACGGCTATGTCGGCAATCGCACCGCGCGAGTCGGCCTGCTGGCGAACACGGGTGTGTCGCTGCTGACGGTGGTGCCAGCGAGTGGATTGTGGATCGACGCCAACTTCAAGGAGGACCAGTTGAAGAAAATGCGCGTCGGCGACAGCGTCGACGTCGATCTCGATGCATCGAGCAAACGCATCCACGGGATCGTGGAAAGCCTGGCGCCGGCCACGGGTGCGACCTTTAGCGTGCTGCCCGCCGAAAACGCCACCGGCAACTTCACGAAGATCGTGCAGCGCGTGCCGGTGCGGGTGCGCCTCGATGTGCCCAAGGACATGCAAGGCGTGCTGCGTCCCGGTCTCTCCGCCACGGTGAAAGTGCATGTCGATGCCCCGCAGGGGGACGCCCTTCGGAGCGCCGAAAACACGTCGGCGCGCGGTTGA
- a CDS encoding MarR family winged helix-turn-helix transcriptional regulator yields the protein MEGLIDDDCFAIRQAARYVSQIYDRHLGNVGLTITQFSLLGRLKRTGPMTMKQMAEAMRMERTTLVRTIQPLRRNGLVSSEALGADARALTIALTAAGEERLKAGREHWYAAQAEFEHRFGERRAAALRSELFAMTRD from the coding sequence ATGGAAGGGCTAATCGACGACGACTGTTTTGCCATCCGCCAGGCCGCGCGTTATGTCTCGCAGATTTACGACCGGCATCTGGGCAATGTTGGGCTGACCATTACGCAGTTTTCGCTGCTGGGGCGGCTCAAACGCACCGGCCCCATGACAATGAAGCAAATGGCCGAGGCCATGCGCATGGAACGCACGACCCTGGTCCGCACGATCCAGCCGCTGCGCCGCAACGGCCTCGTGTCGAGCGAGGCACTCGGTGCCGACGCACGGGCGCTGACAATCGCGCTCACCGCCGCAGGCGAGGAGCGGCTCAAGGCAGGCCGTGAACACTGGTATGCCGCGCAAGCCGAATTCGAGCACCGCTTTGGCGAGCGGCGCGCGGCCGCACTACGTAGCGAACTGTTTGCAATGACACGGGATTGA
- a CDS encoding MarR family winged helix-turn-helix transcriptional regulator has translation MNRPLSYDECNCFALRQAARHVTQIYERHLSAVGLTAAQFTILAKLARTPNLPMLDLADAMVMERTTLVRAMKPLQRDGLVVAESAEHDGRTLLFSLTEKGEATFDQAAIAWRAAQDEFEKKFGHARAKTLRAELFSITG, from the coding sequence ATGAACCGTCCTCTCTCTTACGACGAATGCAACTGTTTCGCGCTGCGCCAGGCGGCGCGGCACGTCACGCAAATCTACGAGCGCCATCTCAGTGCCGTCGGGTTGACGGCTGCGCAGTTCACGATTCTCGCCAAGCTCGCGCGCACGCCGAATCTGCCCATGCTGGATCTGGCGGACGCAATGGTGATGGAACGCACCACGCTGGTCCGTGCCATGAAGCCTTTGCAGCGCGACGGTCTGGTGGTTGCGGAATCCGCGGAGCATGACGGCCGCACGTTGCTGTTCAGCCTGACGGAGAAGGGCGAAGCAACGTTCGACCAGGCCGCCATTGCGTGGCGTGCCGCGCAGGACGAGTTCGAAAAGAAGTTCGGCCATGCGCGCGCCAAAACGCTGCGCGCCGAGCTGTTCAGCATCACCGGCTAG
- a CDS encoding TolC family outer membrane protein gives MFEFRLAHVAISLLCAIASPAFATDLLTVTQQTLGRDSNLAQARAGYAAAQQAVPQARAGMLPQISAGWGRTYNSIATDGFPKTTYWQSGWTINIAQPLFDWTKWSNYRQADFVEARGTVEVNAAQQAAILRAVRVYFEALVAEDELRRVSEYANAVDQQLQLINRGKAGGEATLIDLRDAQTAREKIALEQMDAENTLRAKRRAFAQATGVPFETLARLPDSLPMPRLEPEDIEAWAGQARDHAFEVQLKQLDWQIAKMEVSKATSAHLPSVYLTGSYTPAGAASGYSRPTTTTTGMLAISIPVFSGGETQAKVRASSALEDKAQEGLAGASRDAAAAARDDYSRYQYGRTRIDLLTHLVASSREVLAATRIGFRVGSRTASDVLRAIDALYSSQRDLLAARYDAIGALMQLKGDTAALSITDVVQINDMLVH, from the coding sequence ATGTTTGAGTTCCGTCTCGCGCACGTTGCGATCAGTCTGTTGTGCGCCATTGCGAGTCCCGCGTTTGCGACCGACCTTCTCACCGTAACGCAACAGACGCTCGGCCGCGACTCCAACCTTGCGCAGGCGCGCGCCGGCTACGCGGCGGCACAGCAGGCCGTCCCGCAGGCGCGCGCCGGGATGTTGCCACAGATTTCCGCAGGTTGGGGGCGCACCTATAACAGCATAGCGACGGATGGTTTTCCGAAGACGACCTACTGGCAGTCGGGATGGACCATCAATATCGCGCAGCCGTTGTTCGACTGGACGAAATGGAGCAACTACAGGCAGGCGGATTTCGTCGAAGCTCGCGGCACGGTCGAAGTGAATGCGGCGCAACAGGCCGCGATTCTGCGGGCCGTGCGCGTGTACTTCGAAGCGCTCGTTGCCGAAGACGAATTGAGACGCGTCAGCGAATACGCGAACGCTGTCGATCAGCAACTTCAATTGATCAACCGGGGCAAAGCGGGGGGCGAAGCGACGCTGATCGATCTGCGCGACGCCCAGACCGCGCGTGAGAAGATCGCGCTGGAGCAGATGGATGCGGAAAATACCTTGCGTGCGAAGCGCAGGGCATTCGCGCAAGCCACCGGCGTGCCCTTCGAAACGCTCGCGCGTTTGCCTGACTCGTTGCCGATGCCGCGCCTGGAGCCTGAAGACATCGAGGCGTGGGCCGGCCAGGCCAGAGATCATGCGTTCGAGGTTCAACTCAAACAACTGGACTGGCAGATTGCAAAAATGGAGGTGAGCAAGGCCACGTCGGCACATCTGCCCTCGGTTTATCTGACCGGAAGCTATACCCCGGCCGGCGCGGCATCCGGCTACTCGCGTCCCACCACGACGACAACGGGCATGCTCGCCATCTCGATCCCGGTTTTCTCCGGCGGTGAGACACAGGCCAAGGTGAGGGCGTCGTCCGCGCTGGAAGACAAGGCGCAAGAGGGCCTTGCGGGCGCGTCGCGCGACGCCGCGGCCGCGGCGCGCGACGATTACAGCCGCTATCAGTATGGACGCACGCGAATCGATCTGCTCACGCACCTCGTGGCCTCTTCGCGAGAGGTGCTGGCGGCAACCCGAATTGGCTTTCGGGTAGGGAGCCGAACGGCCAGCGACGTACTGAGAGCGATCGATGCGCTTTATTCCTCGCAACGCGATTTGCTGGCCGCCCGCTACGACGCCATCGGCGCGCTGATGCAACTCAAGGGCGACACGGCCGCCCTGAGCATCACCGACGTGGTCCAGATCAACGACATGCTGGTGCATTGA
- a CDS encoding peptidase domain-containing ABC transporter — protein sequence MRTIYQNEVAECGYACLAMVLSHLGRATEVRELSAFRPISANGLSLMDLYDVATEFGLAVQAYRFDVADLPSVRRGSILHFGGAHFVVFEKCGHGYVQVVDPASGRRRVSMDTFVASVSGYLLECSATPSMPRIRAKSQVPGALARVRALNPALRKQLAKVMFVALGSQFAILAMPYLGNLVLDYVVSADNINLLGVLVLTFAGIFAVGALSQYVETRLVELLHQLTQINTTEGLLGHLLRNPMSWFEKRHVGDVFARIKAQDEISVYATRTVTSMCIDVAVGSLALILMLVQSRMLTAVAVGMFVVYLAVALGMFARMRDNHALVLETSARCDDALIETIRAASLIKLAQGETRRTALFMIKYKEYVSALLASNRLTSARDAILKLVQYADTIAITWFAARLMLAGTVSVGVFYSFLIYKSLMSERFAHAVNGAFAYFMLSVPTARVADIVECEEERYTPLADCNRVTEIRMFERIEVRNVTFRYGVSDQPVLRDVSIDIRHGDKIAITGPSGAGKSTLFKLLSASEPLQEGQIALNGIAWPNLSVDEIRRHAAHMRQGDLILHGSIAENITLFAGSIDEDRVHALLEDVGLLQDVMRLPMRTRTVISDTIANISAGQRQRLLLARALYQGRSLLLLDEPTSNLDPASVQHVAALLRRLDCTVVVITHDRSLAAAFDVRYRLMDGALVREMPDHPHRLPEPAHV from the coding sequence GTGCGAACGATTTATCAGAACGAAGTCGCGGAATGCGGCTATGCCTGCCTGGCCATGGTGCTCTCGCACCTGGGCCGAGCCACCGAAGTGCGCGAGTTGTCCGCATTCAGGCCGATATCGGCGAACGGCCTGTCCTTGATGGACCTGTACGACGTGGCGACCGAATTCGGCCTCGCCGTGCAGGCTTACCGGTTCGACGTCGCGGATCTGCCGTCGGTCAGGCGAGGCTCGATTCTTCACTTTGGCGGCGCGCATTTCGTGGTGTTCGAGAAGTGCGGTCATGGCTACGTTCAGGTTGTCGATCCTGCCAGCGGCCGGCGGCGGGTCTCGATGGATACGTTCGTGGCGAGCGTGTCCGGCTATCTGCTCGAATGCTCCGCCACGCCTTCAATGCCGCGCATTCGCGCGAAATCGCAGGTGCCCGGCGCACTGGCGCGCGTGCGGGCGTTGAATCCCGCACTGCGCAAGCAACTGGCGAAAGTCATGTTCGTCGCGCTGGGCAGCCAGTTCGCGATCCTCGCCATGCCCTATCTGGGCAATCTCGTACTCGACTACGTGGTCTCGGCTGACAACATCAATCTGCTGGGCGTGCTCGTGCTGACATTTGCCGGCATCTTCGCGGTCGGTGCGCTCAGCCAGTATGTGGAAACGCGCCTTGTCGAATTGCTGCATCAGCTTACGCAGATCAACACGACCGAGGGGCTGCTCGGTCATCTTCTGCGCAATCCCATGTCGTGGTTCGAGAAGCGCCATGTCGGCGACGTTTTCGCGCGCATCAAGGCGCAGGACGAAATCAGCGTATACGCCACCCGTACCGTGACGTCGATGTGCATCGACGTCGCCGTGGGGTCGCTCGCACTCATTCTGATGCTCGTGCAAAGCCGCATGCTGACGGCCGTCGCGGTGGGCATGTTCGTCGTCTATCTTGCGGTCGCGCTGGGCATGTTCGCCCGCATGCGGGACAACCACGCACTGGTGCTCGAGACGTCGGCGCGTTGCGACGATGCATTGATCGAGACGATCCGCGCAGCGAGCCTGATCAAGCTCGCCCAGGGCGAGACGCGCCGCACGGCGCTCTTCATGATCAAGTACAAGGAATATGTGAGCGCGCTGCTGGCGAGTAACCGGCTGACCAGCGCTCGCGACGCAATTCTCAAGCTGGTGCAGTACGCGGACACGATTGCGATCACCTGGTTCGCCGCGCGACTGATGCTGGCGGGCACTGTATCCGTGGGCGTTTTCTATTCGTTTCTGATCTACAAGTCGCTGATGTCCGAGCGCTTTGCACACGCGGTCAACGGTGCGTTTGCCTACTTCATGCTGAGTGTGCCGACCGCGCGCGTGGCGGATATCGTCGAGTGCGAAGAAGAGCGGTATACGCCGCTTGCCGACTGCAACCGCGTGACCGAGATACGCATGTTCGAGCGGATTGAAGTGCGGAATGTGACGTTTCGCTACGGCGTTTCCGACCAGCCGGTTCTACGGGACGTGAGCATCGATATCCGGCACGGCGACAAGATCGCCATTACCGGGCCGTCCGGTGCGGGGAAATCGACGTTGTTCAAATTGCTGTCGGCTTCCGAACCGCTTCAGGAAGGCCAGATAGCGCTGAACGGCATTGCGTGGCCCAATCTGAGCGTCGACGAGATCCGCCGGCATGCCGCGCACATGCGTCAGGGCGACCTGATTCTGCATGGCTCGATTGCCGAAAACATCACCTTGTTTGCGGGCAGCATCGATGAAGACCGCGTGCACGCGCTACTCGAAGACGTGGGCTTACTACAGGACGTCATGCGTCTGCCGATGCGCACACGAACCGTCATTAGCGACACGATCGCGAACATTTCGGCGGGCCAGCGGCAACGATTGCTGCTGGCCCGCGCGCTTTATCAGGGCCGCAGTCTGCTGCTGCTCGACGAACCGACGTCCAATCTCGATCCGGCTTCGGTGCAACACGTAGCCGCTTTGCTGCGCCGGCTGGATTGCACGGTCGTGGTGATTACACACGACCGGTCACTGGCGGCCGCGTTCGATGTTCGCTATCGTCTGATGGACGGCGCGCTGGTGCGCGAAATGCCCGATCATCCGCATCGTCTGCCGGAGCCGGCCCATGTTTGA
- a CDS encoding HlyD family efflux transporter periplasmic adaptor subunit, with the protein MDPTSIPQYQDISWRWIAYATSAIVVVAIGFGFLHEVELKQDVQCEIVSPSEVKVRGLSGLVTSVYVRPSERVTSGSPLFTLQRDLSLSSDGRQRTLFDSQMRDEQIRVADAQYAQRKAQLTAQRDASLLTGSSRKAELVALDEQITQNRQLSGESQQKLVRLKSVSDYVTADRIEQASADEHQVKVAIAQGVARREQLLGEISTLSGTLIDLNAQLKENDARHEQSIQEIQMRFEQSRQDATISAPQAGVVTFSRLVAGHTLEASDIALVIATDDKGALRAALRIPSRRRGFVEKGQIVRLKFDAFPYAKFGSYEARIDAISDTTMQSSPSLPGVPGSLAAQAGGDGDYLAWATLRGKTFDYGKQHFDILPGMRATASIVIERRTIAEWVLAPLFRMIRG; encoded by the coding sequence ATGGACCCAACCAGTATTCCGCAGTACCAGGACATTTCCTGGCGATGGATCGCCTATGCCACATCGGCGATCGTGGTCGTCGCTATCGGCTTCGGCTTTCTGCATGAAGTGGAACTCAAGCAGGACGTGCAGTGCGAAATCGTATCGCCATCAGAAGTGAAGGTACGTGGTTTGAGCGGACTCGTGACGTCGGTGTACGTGCGTCCTTCGGAGCGCGTGACTTCGGGGTCGCCCTTGTTCACCTTGCAGCGCGACCTGTCGTTGTCGAGCGACGGCCGGCAGCGCACCCTGTTCGATTCGCAAATGCGCGACGAGCAGATTCGTGTGGCAGACGCGCAATACGCGCAGCGCAAGGCACAGCTCACCGCGCAGCGGGATGCTTCGCTGCTGACCGGATCGAGCCGTAAAGCGGAACTCGTTGCGCTGGATGAGCAGATCACCCAGAACCGCCAGCTTTCCGGCGAATCGCAGCAAAAACTCGTGCGCCTCAAGTCGGTGTCGGACTACGTCACCGCCGATCGTATCGAGCAGGCGAGTGCCGACGAACATCAGGTCAAGGTCGCCATTGCCCAGGGCGTGGCGCGCCGCGAACAATTGCTCGGCGAGATTTCCACGCTGAGCGGCACGCTGATCGACCTCAATGCACAACTGAAAGAGAACGACGCGCGGCACGAACAAAGCATTCAGGAAATCCAGATGCGCTTCGAACAGTCGCGCCAGGACGCAACGATCTCAGCGCCGCAGGCAGGCGTCGTCACGTTTTCCAGGCTCGTGGCGGGCCATACGCTGGAAGCCTCCGACATCGCGCTCGTCATTGCGACAGACGACAAGGGCGCATTGCGGGCGGCGCTGCGCATTCCGTCGCGCCGTCGAGGCTTCGTCGAGAAAGGCCAGATTGTACGGCTCAAATTCGACGCGTTTCCCTACGCGAAATTCGGCAGCTACGAAGCACGCATCGACGCCATATCGGACACGACCATGCAGTCGTCTCCCTCTCTTCCGGGCGTGCCAGGCTCCCTTGCCGCTCAAGCGGGCGGAGACGGCGACTACCTGGCGTGGGCGACGCTGCGCGGCAAGACGTTCGACTACGGCAAACAGCATTTCGATATTTTGCCCGGCATGCGGGCCACGGCGAGCATCGTCATCGAGCGTAGAACGATTGCCGAATGGGTGTTGGCGCCGCTTTTCCGCATGATCAGAGGCTAA
- a CDS encoding lysophospholipid acyltransferase family protein, translating to MRLFKALRALPGTFGRGARHSRDRLRGACLSRIPLRAIEPLAISAWYLRSRFNARLRWNGIERREVGRDVLKLEHIDARRVLPGRVLEKLIDQRLHFGRQRNRAEAWPDLQRAASTLAQTIRKAKKATPERPVIVSPFHYVSQYANIYLIDELRKQLGLASLGVVSGVPQNIYGSDEAMIPHIDILHTYSETNRSGLGLRAARSLKRNGVVVLFSDAPPFTLSGYPMETVGVSIFGRSARIHNGVFRMGAPLDALLLPFYLRFEHGRFSAVVFDPLELARSDAPQRVADCIEKGLRDNYSRSLIAGHPSMYAFAPAR from the coding sequence ATGAGGTTATTCAAAGCGTTGCGCGCGTTGCCCGGCACTTTCGGGCGCGGTGCGAGACACAGCCGCGACCGGCTCCGGGGCGCTTGCCTCTCGCGCATTCCGCTGCGCGCGATCGAGCCGCTTGCTATTTCAGCGTGGTATTTGAGGAGTCGCTTCAACGCGAGGCTCCGCTGGAACGGTATTGAGCGGCGGGAAGTCGGGCGCGACGTGTTGAAGCTCGAACATATCGATGCACGCCGCGTGCTGCCGGGCAGGGTGCTCGAGAAACTGATCGATCAGCGGCTACATTTCGGGCGGCAGCGCAATCGCGCGGAAGCGTGGCCGGATTTGCAGCGCGCGGCGAGCACTCTGGCGCAGACCATCAGGAAGGCAAAAAAAGCGACACCGGAGCGGCCGGTCATCGTTTCGCCGTTTCATTACGTCTCTCAATACGCAAACATTTACCTGATCGACGAACTGCGCAAGCAGCTCGGTCTCGCGTCCCTCGGTGTCGTATCGGGCGTTCCGCAGAATATCTACGGAAGCGATGAGGCGATGATTCCGCACATCGACATCCTCCACACCTATAGCGAAACGAACCGCAGCGGATTGGGTTTGCGTGCGGCGCGCTCGCTCAAACGCAACGGTGTTGTCGTGCTGTTCTCCGATGCACCGCCGTTCACGCTGAGCGGCTATCCCATGGAGACGGTCGGCGTATCCATTTTCGGCCGCTCAGCGCGAATTCATAACGGCGTATTTCGCATGGGCGCGCCGCTCGACGCGCTGCTGTTGCCGTTCTATCTGCGCTTCGAACATGGGCGTTTTAGCGCCGTTGTATTCGATCCGCTCGAACTGGCGCGTAGCGATGCGCCGCAGCGTGTCGCCGACTGTATAGAGAAGGGTCTGAGAGACAACTATTCACGCTCGCTGATTGCCGGACATCCTTCAATGTACGCATTTGCGCCGGCCAGATAA
- a CDS encoding fimbria/pilus outer membrane usher protein has protein sequence MNRRAQRRTHALMLGALGVCVSAPGHAQTVMDGSAQFNDQRDDGASASATESGQAIAGSECIVNSCAQSPSAALGYAFSTFRTSGQGAADTQNYSGFTAGASIGNWQVRERGALQSITRPGTSYQNIAAYLQRDIPSLKGQLVLGDAPPSADDSIASNIATANQTEGAERLMLFMNAVPMKVYARNSVVSWSDVERGNGHH, from the coding sequence ATGAACAGGCGAGCGCAGCGGCGCACCCATGCGCTGATGTTAGGTGCGCTCGGCGTCTGTGTGTCGGCGCCTGGACATGCGCAGACCGTCATGGATGGCAGCGCCCAGTTCAACGATCAGCGTGACGATGGCGCGAGTGCTTCCGCTACGGAGTCGGGGCAGGCAATCGCTGGGAGCGAATGTATCGTGAATTCGTGTGCGCAAAGTCCGTCGGCGGCGCTCGGCTACGCTTTCAGTACGTTTCGTACGTCGGGGCAAGGGGCGGCGGATACGCAAAACTATTCCGGCTTCACTGCCGGCGCCAGTATCGGCAACTGGCAAGTGCGCGAGCGGGGCGCCCTCCAGTCCATCACGAGGCCAGGCACGTCATATCAGAACATCGCGGCTTACCTGCAGCGCGACATTCCGTCGTTGAAAGGTCAACTGGTTCTCGGCGACGCGCCTCCCTCCGCGGACGACAGCATCGCTTCGAATATCGCAACCGCGAACCAGACGGAAGGGGCCGAACGCCTGATGCTGTTCATGAATGCCGTTCCCATGAAGGTGTACGCACGCAATTCGGTTGTCTCATGGTCGGATGTGGAGCGCGGGAACGGGCATCACTAA
- a CDS encoding transglutaminase family protein yields the protein MKNAPTVLSVSHRTTYQYSTYVETAQHLATIRPIACSWQRVVSHSEKIEPEPSYLNSRIDAFGNDVLYFALDAPHERLQLVSETTVSLTPRWTDLDPEATPEWDDVADALRFRVGGQFRPEVEFCFASPNIVPRPSLRAYALPSFPPGMPIAAGAIDLMHRIHEDFAYKPSATMFDTPAERAFELKSGVCQDFAQVMIGCLRSLGLPARYVSGYLRNDPPPGQPRLIGADASHAWVSVHCPGSGWIDLDPTNDVLADVDHVTLAIGRDYSDVSLLRGMILGGGAHRVEVGVTVLAL from the coding sequence ATGAAGAACGCGCCGACTGTGCTGTCCGTCTCGCATCGCACCACTTACCAGTATTCCACGTATGTGGAGACCGCGCAGCATCTCGCGACGATCCGGCCGATTGCCTGCTCGTGGCAACGCGTGGTCTCGCACAGCGAGAAGATCGAACCCGAACCGTCGTATCTGAATAGCCGGATCGACGCATTCGGCAACGACGTCCTGTATTTCGCGCTCGATGCGCCGCACGAGCGCCTGCAGCTCGTCAGCGAAACCACTGTGTCGCTCACGCCGCGCTGGACCGACCTCGATCCCGAGGCGACACCCGAATGGGACGACGTGGCCGACGCGCTGCGGTTTCGCGTCGGCGGCCAGTTCCGGCCCGAGGTGGAGTTCTGTTTCGCGTCGCCGAACATCGTGCCGCGGCCGTCGCTGCGCGCCTATGCATTGCCGAGCTTTCCGCCGGGCATGCCCATTGCCGCCGGCGCGATCGATCTGATGCACCGCATTCACGAAGACTTCGCCTACAAGCCTTCCGCGACCATGTTCGATACGCCCGCCGAACGCGCCTTCGAATTGAAGAGCGGCGTGTGTCAGGACTTCGCGCAGGTGATGATCGGCTGTTTGCGCTCGCTGGGTTTGCCGGCGCGCTACGTGAGCGGCTATCTGCGCAACGACCCGCCGCCGGGACAGCCGCGTTTGATTGGCGCGGATGCGTCGCACGCATGGGTATCGGTGCATTGCCCCGGCAGCGGCTGGATCGATCTCGATCCGACCAACGACGTACTTGCCGATGTGGATCACGTAACGCTTGCCATTGGCCGCGATTACAGCGACGTGTCGTTGCTGCGCGGAATGATTCTCGGTGGCGGTGCGCATCGGGTGGAAGTGGGGGTGACGGTTCTCGCGCTTTAG